The window TTtcaagaaggatatgtgtgtgaaaggtgtgagtatcGAGATGACGATTGAAAGTtagaatggaagaggaatacatatcGTGCCGACCCCACCCAGAATGGTATAAGGGCAGGAGGGTAAATATACTATAGCTACCTACCTAAATTTATAGTATGAGTTATATAGCACTAATTCTAAGCGGAACTTTATATtacaataaacaaatatatagGTAGATACGTACTTGTAAAGCGATGCAGTTGAATAGCATAAGCAGCACTTGAAGAGGTAGTTTGGCTTTGTAGGAGCGATGTGTCCAATACCTGTGTGCTCCCGCTGTGATTCCCATTCCACCGAATACGGCATACACATGAGCTGAAATTGTTAacgatatattatataatagagGATATCGGTgatatagaggagctcggtggcgcagcggtaaacgcgctcggtctgcgattgttgaagttaagcaacttcggcaaaggccggtcataggatgggtgaccacaaaaaaaaaagttttcatctcgagctcctccgtgcttcggaaggcacgttaagccgttggtcccggctgcattagcagtcgctaataaccatcaatccgcactgggcccgcgtgatggtttaaggcccgatctccctatccatccatagggaaggcccgtgccccagcagtggggacgttaatgggctgatgatgatgatgatgatattatataattaggaacgaaaaaaaattaaaaatataatagtcGGCTGCCTGGAGAGCCGTGGTAGAccagtttgtagaacgcttgctctcaatttgaggtcccagcataagcctaaaccaatgattttggaattagttttcgaattcatatttaggTTACAAATCTCCTGCgcagcggtgaatgaaaacatcatGGGAAAtcctcattcccgagaaatgcatttcggaattatatgacctaacctttgttgggctggttttcccttcgcgagttggaaggtcagacaggcagtcgcttctgtaaaaaactggactgtcaaatctttagattgggtaagcggaccctgtgaaaaacgggatgacgctagggagatgatgatgagtaggttacctggaagagattgctgcatgagcaataaggtcgcTTGTTGTGCATTTAAAAAAAGtgtttgacaaaaaagttttcatttttccatttagcttatttatgaattttaattaataaaaatgtaataataagtgcgatatattgttacgtttttctatgacgtcacatgttgctttttcatacaaattctatagtaatttcatattttgacgttaagtaaaaagtaggtATCTGATTTGACCAATTGGACACTATCTTATTTATCTGATAAAGCACGaagtgacgtcacagaaaaacgtgataaaatgtcggactttattacgtttttcttgatcaaaattcataaatgagtaaaattgaaaaaaataatgtttccgatagttttaggtctgtctttatatacttagtaatcagtttcttaatttatcttgaacctagtcctGCCGGCTGTAGTAGGGCCGGTCTATTGTATAATTAGCGCGATCCCATAGAATACGGAATATTACGCGCTACCGAATAAGTAGACAATGACGACAAAACCCTGTTAGGTTACACACGCTAGGTTTTTTCCATACGCTTTCCTGTCCAGGGGCTGATTTTCTGTGGATTCGACTATCGAAGCATGTACATGTATTCaaacaaatataacataaacctGAGACGTCTATACTAtgtatctttgaaaacttaatatatgtaaaaaaacatatatgtaggaggtttatttgcaaaaaatagcgatcggcacattgttaatacccgtaataaaaataaacttgcctTACAAGTCACAAATCGATTACATAAgtttactaaatcttttaaggggcaatttatacgtttttacaataaaattcccattgacattcataatttgcctttcaactgttttaagacagtagttaaacaaactCTTTATAAAAAAGGTTACTTACTATAaagttagtaattatttagaagatatgaatgcatgggattaactgtctgagaactgatattaggcagctaaattactcaattgtacaccaatattttatgtttatttgtttaaagaacgtctagggccctgtgccgaggtttttcttgcagcttcttttccccggatatacaggttgtgagaagctgcagtagttttaggcggatgcgacgttcgttatgtaaaaactgacgattcaaagtgtaactatgttacctagtgaataaagatatttttgaatttgaatttgaattgacgCGAAACGCTAAATCCGAAAAACTTGACCCAAGGTCTCCTACCACTACACATAACTCAAGTGGGACTCTCTACGTATTGTGCAACAGGACTTTTAAAAcgaaatttggttttgctagtcaatCTCGCGCCCATGTAAGAGCGCAGgccacataataaataatataaacactagctaagggtgtcgccgtcgacggatacgttTGGGAGGAtatcatgatcatcatcattatattGCCGGTCTTACTTAAACTAAAGAcaacgaattattattattgactctgataagtaggtaggtacttttaaggagctcggtggcgcagtggtaaacgcgctcggtctgcgattgttgaggttaagcaactttcgcaaaggccggtcataggatgggtgaccacaaaaaaaaagttttcatctcgagctcctccgtgcttcggaaggcacgttaagccgttggtcccggctgcattagcagtcgttaataaccatcaatccgcactgggcccgcgtgatggttcaaggcccgattttcttatccatccatagggaaggcccgtgctccagcagtggggacattaatgggctgatgatgatgaagtaggtaggtacttaccccATATTACGGTTAGCCTTAGGGCTTTGGTGAATATCAGATACCATCCATAGACTCCCATAACATGCAGCACAGTGAAGAAACTCACACTCGACCAATAAATAgtcggtttatttttattttccgtcATTCTTGTCTTCTTGTAACTTTCTGACTATACTGTATTGTTCTCAGGACCAACTTTACGCTGAAAATCACGATGCAATTAACTATTTCACAGCCAACTAGCTTAATTCgccttttttttactaaacgaagTCGTTCAACTAACGGCCTGAATGATATTCAGTCATTTCATAAAACGGCTAGGCATATGACTTGGATCAAAAACATTTAATTCGACACCATTCAATGCCTAGGcaagtaatttaaatttagtTCCACTTTCTGCTGGTACTAAACCCCAGCTAGTTATCCTATACAATGACTATTCTGTTATTCTGATTTTACAATGCTGTTTTATCACCGTAAGGCCTAGTTGTGTCTGGAGGTGGggggtttagattttaaaaaggACAAGGGACTTTACGACTTTAAACATTAGTCACAAGTAGTCAGTTTTCATACGTTTCAGTCGATGGTTCATACACATATAACACAAACTGTCCCTCTTTcttacacatatacacacacactttACTCATTTCATCTCAGAGAACTTTGGAATTTATTGCCACCCGCGAAAGGACAATACTGACATCCAagtacttacatgttttttaAGCCTTGTATGGGAGTTACGATTGCACAATTTCTACAATACTTTTTGTAATTCAATACCTATTGTATGCtttatttttgttaagaaaGTAACTTAATTTGAAATTAAGGAGTCcagtggggttaaaaaggcggTGTGGTCTTCACATGAGTACGCAATACGCATAGCAAAAATCCAAGATACACATATCACGCCTAATTTCCGTTGGAGCAGAGACAACGGAATTCCACTcaatacgatcctgacacagcactttcgcttcttccattctcatcGAAGACACAAAGATTTCGTGCATGCGCGCCGGTTTAGAGTTctgattttaaccccccagggttaaaatggccacatctgcatcgatgcaattcatctaaaaaagcaatattgcaatttgacacttgcgcatataaaagtaagtgtgcaatgcaaacaaaatgtcaaatagcaatattgcttttttaggtgaattgctttaatgtggccctATTAACCCCCAGCTCATCTtccaaaaaatacttaatacttacggagttttttttttgtttttattaatttattccatAGGCTTTGTCGTTGCCTTTACACCGGTAATGCCGAAATGTGAATAATGTAAAAGAGCTTTTAATTATGcgacattacttacttaatgaaTAAACTATATTAGTGGATTTGCTCGCTTGTTTGGGTGCTACTGGTCTACAGAAAGTATCAGAGTAAACTAAACTATACTTGTGTTCAGAATGTTATTTATAcattaggtataatattatgCAAGTGTTTATCCTTTGTTAGCATTCGTCTTTCATCATTAAAAAAGTGATGACGAACACGACCAGCGACctttgtttttttaagtaagtttgGTGTATTCTTTATTCCAATAATtatctaatttatttaattaatttcgtTAATTACAATTGTTGATATTCACGACAGTGCGTTGTTATTTGTTGGCAattaattgatatttatttcATGCAAAGCTTTCATTAACGATGTTGATGATAAAAGTGAAGTCGCTAGTTATTACCCGCGACTTCACTCGCGTGGACACTTCAGTTACTGATAATTAGTTACTGATAAGTAGGTACACTGCAGAGTACTTAACGTATTTTCTTTTCTGTACCTAATAAACATGAAAgggaaaaaatgaaaaatacggGTATTTATATCATGatcactaatttaattttaagagccacgctgttgtcattgtagcattctccatgcttatttttagggcaaaatagggcagtggtttccctcttgccttccgcacaATATTTAACTATATATGGATGTATATTTAATCAGTATAGGtacctttttaaataaaaaataaaacatgtaaaCCAGATTACGTCTAAGTATGTAAAAGTTTATCATGATCGGATTAGTAGGTAATAGACTTTGAATGAGTAACCAAACAAACTTATTCATTTACAATATTACTTAATTAGTAGTAAGTATAGGTAAACGATACATTCGTCATACTACACTTTTCAATTACTGCAATTAGTTTTTAAACAATAGAAGTTtgagatttaaaatataaagcgaTTTCTAAATAATGTTATCTCTATAACATAATGTAGTCCCTTCGGGTCTCAAGAAACTGTAGCTGGAGTTCAACTGCGTTAAGGTTGCGATTTCTCAACACATTAGAAACAAAACGGTCTTCTCGGGGAGGTCCACCTGCGTCTTGAAACCCGAGGAGACAAGaccagttattaaaaaataaatgatcatATAAGACATACAATTTATAAATGTTAATTGAGTTTTTGACGATAAGCTAAAACTGGATTTTTTGTagctttatcttttttaaaGATAGAATGGACAGATAATGTATGTTTAGAGGGAGTGGGAAAATAAACACTTACATTTTccactatattgtttttaaatgattttaaacAACACATAAATTACACCGCAATATCCTGAATTACCTaagttgaatttgaaaaaaaaaaccttccgCAGCGCATTGCATACACACGTCGTCCTTAATTCCTCGTCAGTCCCTTTTTTTCCCGACTTCGACGAAGAAAAAAGtaaggttatgtgtttgaccgctatgtatgtatgtattatatgaATTTGTCCTAGAAGTTTGCTtatcacggcatacgaccacggctatctgctAAACACcaatattcggaagaatttcagagaaatatacataatttcttgtttcatactttttagagcgtgatttttccgtagtcgggttttagtttaaaaaaaaaatcaaatatattcataaataatcTTACTCTTCCACTCTGTTCTTGTATCTCTGTCTCACGTACCTGTCTCTCTCTTATTCGTTCGTCTTATATTACCTCTATATTACtcttttgatgatgatgatgatgataaacacTTTCATTCATCCCACAGTTACAAAGAAAGctaataaaattatctataaaacgtttttaattttaaatctcgAACATCtgtaatcaataaaaaaataaaaacgttgaaagtgtagtaagtacttactttgtttTGCAGGCTGGTGTATTTTAAATTGCATAcgtaagtaattacttactgCCTCGCCCTCTGCTTGCGGAATAACAACACGTACTTAGGGCCGTCTACTCAAGATTTCTATCCATACTTACATCAAGAgattacataatttttatctacttataggtaagtacagtcttaaacaatataatatacctacattaggactctgtcgcactaacatatttgacatttagtaagacttacagttcaatttgtcaaaatagttaatgtgacatggtaccaaagtgtatacatttaatgctcgtgaccgtacttacagaAAAATTACAACTTGTGACGCGATTCTTCGTACTACGATGAAGTTTTAACTTCAATTCGAGCAATCAATTCAATCGAACTTATTATCTTTCAAAACGTCccaaatataggtacctatattttatactacttataacgttaattaaattttacatgACTACCATCTCCACTCCTTTCAATTCGCTGTTTTATAATCTCATGAGGCACTGTCTTCAAATCATACGCCCAGCCTATTTTGGCCATCACATCAATAAATAATGTCGAAACATTCAATGAATAATTCCCTAATTCTGAAGTCTTGTAGTCCCAAGGATAGGCGTGGTGGTAGTTGTGGAAACCTTCACCAAAGGCGCATATCGCAACGAGTTTGTTCTCTGCTGGGTTGATGTGCTTGTCGTAAGGTTTGTTACCCCACATGTGTGCAGCAGAGTTGACTAGCCAAGTATGGTGTAATGAAATTGTGAATCGATATATAACGTCTATAAAGAAGGAGTTCCACAGCGTCTCGCCCCAGAGAGTAGCTATGTACATTGGCACTACCACGCTCATCAACAGTACCAACACGCCAtagtacctaaaaataaaacatttaattaatttatacaaaGTATTCACTTTTTTTCAGACAAAGTGTGGGTATAATATTGTATATGAAACTGTCACCATAATGACGGGTATTGACCTTTTCAACGCTACATCATATACTTAGAAATATCGTCACTCTGAGAAGCGTCATGTTATGACGCTTCGCCTATAAAGTTGTAGGTACTACAGTCGAATTAATCCGTTATCCACCAATGACTGCGCAAAGGCACACTATCTCCATACAAAcaccctcgttttacacagacaccacacattaaaGTTATCGTTCaggcatctgtgtgtgtgtctgacgctgtacgattgaagactaaactatgttcgaggggggtgagataaacctagctcaaatgCTGGTGGTGGTTATTCTATGACAAAAGCGAGGGTTTATGTTAGGAGCCGTGCGAAGAGAAGGCTAGTAACGGCGAAGGATAAAACATCATCATGAGAaaaccgaggagctcggtggcgcagcggttaaaatgcgctcggtctacgattgttgaagttaagcaactttcgcaaaggccggtcataggatgggtgaccacaaaaaaaaagttttcatctcgagctcctccgtgcttcggaaggcacgttaatccgttggtcccgggtgcattagcagtcgttaataaccatcaatccgcactgggctggtttaaggcccgatctccctatccatccatagggaaggcccgtgcagtggggacgttaatgggctgatgatgatcatgAGAAAACCAAAATAGCGAGAGAAACCAGGTTAAAACTCATACTTTTTCTGGAACTGAAGTACAGGATCGGACGTTAGGTCACTTATGTCGATGGTATGACCTTTAGCTTTGATGTCCGGATGCTTTCTAACCATAAGCCATCCCATGTGAGAGAAGAAGAAACCTCGTTTAGCGTTGTGAGGGTCCGCGTCCGTTTCCGAGTACTTGTGGTGCATGCGGTGGTTACGTGCCCAGTCCAGTACAGTGTtctgaaaaatgtaatattctCGTTGAATTCATAAAGAGTGAGTAGATCTTGTAGGCCTACGCGTACCGCgatcaagggggttaaaaaggccatatcgaagcaattcatcaagcaatattgcaatatgacatttgcgcatataaaagtaagtgcgcaatagcaatattgcttttttagatgaattgctttggtgtgcctttttaaccccccagatctaggacgttttaaaaaaattaagcaaaattaaaaattttggaaaaatccacgacggtaaaaatatcatcgaaaaagaataaaataactcaaaacccccgacttaacccaattattatgtaacgatatattatattagacttaaaaatactttctaaaaaagagttgatatctcgagacatcggtaatagatatacttaagtacctaaacaatgaatatggatgtttacagttttttcctaacgtgtctgtttctcgaagatatacttaaatgtagcgataataattttaccataatacataaccgaggaatatccgtcgggggctgccttttctatatgaaatttcaacagaaatttaatcatactcataagtgtattttatgtcctcgataaacatctacaattcttcaataattgtattcacgtcactagaaaaactttagctgggttaatggcagcccccaacggatattcctcggttatgtattatggtaaaattattatcgctacatttaagtatatcttcgagaaacagacacgttaggaaaaaactgtaaacatccatattcattgtttaggtacttaagtatatctattaccgatgtctcgagatatcaactcttttttagaaagtatttttaagtctaatataatatttcgttacataataattgggttaagtcgggggttttgagttattttattctttttcgatgatatttttaccgtcgtgggtttttccaaaatttttaattttgcttaattttatttcagactttttagagagcatatacgaattataatctatataatgtattgtgtaggtaagatctcgcaaaacaataagtgtgattcatcctaccacataatattaagtcccttattatatattatacagttgctttctgtttaaagttacctctataacactcatctgagaacatgcaccaatcacccacgaactcattcctgaaatccgcattgaaatcagacaatacgttttaattttaataatattgcaatataaacgtttcacactaatatagcagcgcctcctagtgagttaatatcataagacttatcttagaccatgcaccattcaactacgaacccattgctgaaaaccgcattgaaattggacatttcgttttaatattattgcaatactatttttttttttggtttacagtaaataacctagttctaaatgctaagaaaacgaagtgtattaaatttgttctaccaaacgtaaagaaagtaaataataacattaaaattaacgacgagaaactagattttgttgaacacacagttttcttaggaattactgtagattcaaaacttcaatggggcccacatattgtatcactagcgggcaagctaagttcagcagcatatgccgtcagaaggatccgacaactcacagatgtacccactgctagacttgtctacttcagctacttccacagcataatgtcttacggtattttgctgtggggtcgagccgctgatgtagaaaatattttcatcattcaaaaaagagcagttcgcgctatttataaactgcgttgtcgggactctttgagggagctgtttaaagaaataaatatactgacggtcgcaagtcaatatatatatgaaaacattatgtatgtacgtaaaaacttatctctccttccgagaaactgtgaaaggcatacttacaatacaagaaataaacataaaattgctattcaaaattctagattaagtaaattaaattcatcttttttggggttatgtatacgtttttacaataaaataccagataatattttaaatttgtcagaaaataaatttaaagctcacgtgaagcttactttatgtaaaaaagcttattataagattaatgactacctaaatgataaaaatgtctggtattgaatgtgttcctctagttattaaataacttgtaatgtatatcctcattggtttttaaaagatgtgttgctgttgcagtttcttgtcatttcttctcctcagccataacaccttgcgaaatgacgtaaattcaaaaatgttacattgaccttcaacaagtttatccatgataattacgttgaataaatgattctgattctgattcacaatattgtagcaccctctagaaagacgtaatttttatattatttgggaacatgcaataagctaccacgtacacattgccgaaaacagaatttattgtaatcggacatttcgttttgattatattgcaacattgttttgcactaatattgtggcaccccctagtgagttacagccatgacacctgtctaagaacatgaactcatcaaacacaatcccgttattgaaaaccgcctcaaaatcggatcattagtttaaaagataggtggtaacattactttgcacaaacgcacacacaaacatctctcaccctaaacgcatatacctgctccgttccgtcgtgggtaataaatgtaattaaaattatactaaccgtaattaacaacactttgctttacttaatacataacatacataaactgcctatatacgtcccactgctgggcacaggcctcccctcaatcaaccggagggggtatggagcatactccaccacgctgctccactgcggattggtggaggtatttttacggctaatagccgggaccaacggcttaacgtgccctccgaagcacggaatcatcttactttttcggacaatcaggtgattcaagcctgaaaagtccttaccaaacaaaggatagtctcacaaagtgatttcgacaatgtccccatcgggaatcgaacccggaccaccagatcgtgagcctaacgctctaaccactagaccacggaggctgtttacttaatactacctgattattgagtgatgggttcaagtttatgaattaaatgaggattaattggatgaatttgattcacttgaccacacaatccacgtgccacttatagtcgatcttgatttttctttaatcttcgccaatcacttcgtattatctacaatttattgattgtgatcttctctgaaatctggctcgaaggaccatgaatatgcctgatatacctttttactgatttttaagggatttaggtagcaatgaaacagcaccgtgttcgacgtaattacgtgtaatcaatggaaccgaaaaaaaaaacgcctgtcagaaacaattaacaaataaaaactattgcaaataaattgctattataaattgaagaggcgtttcgaataatattgactctaaactctaatattgtggcgccccctagtgagttacagacatgacacctgtctaataacatgaactcatcaaacacaaacccgttattgaaaaccgcatcaaaatcggattattagtttagaagataattaataacatttatttgcacaaacgcacacacaaacatctctcaccctaaacgcatatacctgctccgttccgtcgtgggtaaaaaagaCCAGGTCAGAActttaaaccggcgagcatgcatgtaGTCTTTGTGTCttcgatgagagtggaagaagtagTGAGTGGATTCCGTTCTCTTCCCCAACGGAAATTAGGCGTAATCTTAtttatatgtcgtggccagatagtagaattgatcatttaattaaatgg is drawn from Pectinophora gossypiella chromosome 7, ilPecGoss1.1, whole genome shotgun sequence and contains these coding sequences:
- the LOC126368585 gene encoding acyl-CoA Delta-9 desaturase-like isoform X2, with product MANAMEDKRKLNIIWTSVIFFSLLHIMAVYALYLVFFEVYVYGLLGGLGVTAGAHRLWTHRSYKAKLPLRVMLMLFHCIAIQNTVLDWARNHRMHHKYSETDADPHNAKRGFFFSHMGWLMVRKHPDIKAKGHTIDISDLTSDPVLQFQKKYYGVLVLLMSVVVPMYIATLWGETLWNSFFIDVIYRFTISLHHTWLVNSAAHMWGNKPYDKHINPAENKLVAICAFGEGFHNYHHAYPWDYKTSELGNYSLNVSTLFIDVMAKIGWAYDLKTVPHEIIKQRIERSGDGSHVKFN
- the LOC126368585 gene encoding acyl-CoA Delta-9 desaturase-like isoform X1 produces the protein MANAMEDKRKLNIIWTSVIFFSLLHIMAVYALYLVFFEGLALTTMWVYVYGLLGGLGVTAGAHRLWTHRSYKAKLPLRVMLMLFHCIAIQNTVLDWARNHRMHHKYSETDADPHNAKRGFFFSHMGWLMVRKHPDIKAKGHTIDISDLTSDPVLQFQKKYYGVLVLLMSVVVPMYIATLWGETLWNSFFIDVIYRFTISLHHTWLVNSAAHMWGNKPYDKHINPAENKLVAICAFGEGFHNYHHAYPWDYKTSELGNYSLNVSTLFIDVMAKIGWAYDLKTVPHEIIKQRIERSGDGSHVKFN